Genomic DNA from Polyodon spathula isolate WHYD16114869_AA chromosome 8, ASM1765450v1, whole genome shotgun sequence:
AAAATACTGTAACTCAGGAACTCAGTTTCCATCATTGCCATTGAACCCACTGCTTTAATCGTGTAAAAGACTGTGAAATATATTAGCTAGGACCAGTAGTATCAAAATAATAAGTGACAAGCATTCAAAGGTAGACAAGCATAGAAATGCTGCATTTACATGTTCTTGGAGTGTAATTGCTGTATtgttaaattattacaattatatcTGGACTTCAAAATGAAGCCTACACATGGCATGATGTATTGGTGAAAATAATTAGGGACTTGATGCTTTCAAGCAGTACAGTTTCTTTTGGCTTAGCACACACTcctatataatttgtttttgattatgAGATGACACAGacatgtgtgctgtgtgctgactCAGAATTGCTGTCAATGATAGATTTCCCATGCTTATTGTAAGTCAACAATTGTGGTGGCATGTCAGCTAATACTGTTTTCTTTGATACAGTGCAACAACCACCCACTCTTACTCACCAGTCTCCAAAGGACTACATAGTAGACCCGAGAGAGAATATTGTTATACAGTGTGAAGCGAAAGGAAAGCCTACCCCCAGGTAAGTGTCGATGATATGACACgcgatattgtttgtttttgctcttgtgcaaTGTCtggacttttttcttttttttttttcaaaacaagaaataagcCATGGTGTTGCTTAAAGATACCGAAAAACAATGATTATTGTCTGCAATTATTTAATTCTAACTTacctaattttatttttgaattggGTCTAAACAAAATTAAGCATTGAAAAGCGTATTGCAGAGTATTAACCATATTAATACAGTgagaataattatatatttttttaatttaattgacattattatttcttttttttttttcatgcacagcTTTTCCTGGACAAGAAATGGAACACATTTTGATATAGAGAAGGATGCCAGAGTAACAATGAAGCCCAATTCAGGAACGCTAGTCATTGACATCACTGGTGGTAAAGTCGAGAATTATGAAGGGGTGTACCAGTGCACTGTAAGGAACGAACACGGAACAGCGGTTTCTAACAATATAATCATAAGACAGTCCAGTAAGTCACCACTCTTTTACAGAGTTTACAATGCAAGTCTAAACCAGCCAACTAACTTTTCATACTCATAACTTGTCTGTTTTTGTGAAATACCTTTACAAGCGTTTTGCATTAGcattttgtgtgtatgttttccATTGACCTGATTGGTTCATCTGtaattcttttcttttctcttttaaaaaaagatatatttttaatcatCAAATTCATCTATCTAGAAGGTAAATGTACAGCCTACCTGGGAAATCTGCATGAAATCTGTATACATTTTCCTATATTAATGTTTCACTCCTTTGTTCCACCCACCATTTTAAGACTTTGTGATACAACAtgtaatttgaaaatgttttattcccTGTGGTTTACCTGATTTGTTTTGTTCCCTGTTAAATGCATATGTTCTGCTGTTCTTTCAATATATCATTCAACATAGCACTTACAGGACTTAAAGGAGAATGAACCAAGATTGCTTAGGTGGTTGTTATTAGGGCTAACAGTATTACAAAGATATGTGTGATTCTTGTGTTTTATACTTCAATATGGAATATGCATGTTGTTTAAAGGCAATAAAGACAACTCAGTTGTTAAGTTCCTGGTATCAAGTCACTTCCTGTGATGTACCTTGGTTTCACACCAATGGTATAACTGCAATCCAGGTATATGGCCTTCAGAACAAGAAGTGACTAGATAACAGGTACAAGAACAAGTACAAAAATTAACCAAAAGaccttcaacacaagaaaaggaaGACCCATGATATTGCTGCTAATAAGATATGAATAAAACCTCACTTAGCAccgctttaaaaaataaacactgagtcacatttgtttttaaatacacagtgccTTGTTTACTTATCTTCACAATCACTAGGGACAAAGACTGAGGAAAATGTTGTGAAAGGCATTGAAAATATTACAGTGAATACAGAACAGGTCTGGAATTTAAACAGGTTATTGTATGAATGAATATTGACAAAAGattaattttgtttctgtttcatagGGTCCCCCTTGTGGTCTAAAGAAAGGGTTGATCCCATTTTAATCCAAGAGGGGAACTCGCTGATACTTGAGTGTAGACCCCCAGCTGGTCTCCCTCCACCCATCATATTCTGGATGGATAACTGTAAGTATAgttattgtatattataataatgttcAGGTCTCCGAAACCTCTCCCCTCAGCATCTGTGTGCTTCTGGATGCCAGCTAATTGTGTTGCGTCAGACATAACCGTGAAATATGATTGTAGACTCAATTGTTTTTGTTGATATTTCAATCACAAGCCGATTATTCACGTTTAAAAAATATCAGTTGTAAGCATTTTTTCACTAGTGTACCCTAATTACAAGACTGAAGGTAGGATAAGAGCTACTTGATTTTCAATAATGGGTATTATTGGTGGTTGAATCTATTGTTAAAGGGCACTTATGCAGGCAGAAATAGTGTTCCAGATGATACCCTATAGGCTACGTGTATATGGTTTCTATAAAACTGCTCCCAGTTTACACAGTTTTCCTGTTTAGATTTTCAGAGACTGACGCAAAGTGAGAGAGTTTCCCAAGGCCTGAATGGAGACCTATATTTCTCTAATGTAAAAACAGAAGACACTCGAAATGACTATATTTGTTATGCCAGATTTAACCACACTCAAACTATACAACAGAAACAACCAATTTCAGTGAAGGTTTTGTCCAGTAAGTACCATTTCCAACTACTTTTATCTCCACAGAAATAAACCCTATGACAAAAcatgttatgttaaaaaaaactataaaaaaaagtaaaaatttgtatttttaattgatcatCTTTGAGCACTTTTGCTTAAGCTCTTTAGTTAAATGTCTTTTACTTTTACAATGTTATATTTGTATGCATTATTAACCATGCCTGTGAAGGAGTGGAACCTGATGTAGCCTTTCCCTTCTCCAGATACCTTATGTAGGAGCAGTTTATTAGGTGGGggttctttttaatattttggaTTTTCCCTGAGTCAGCATTTTGAAGTTAGACGCACTTGTGACCCCAAACGATCCTGATTTCTGAAACCAACCTGATTTCTGCCCCACTGCTTTGCATGCTTATgattttttgttgtattacagTGGATGCAATCAATGAGACTATTGCAGCTTTTTTGAATGACACTGAATTTTATAGTGGTGAGTTTTGGTGAACCCTAGTGATAACCCAGTAGCCTAACAACAGTAGAACTAGATGACTAACCTCAACCCTACGTCCACTTTAATGCCTCTGTTCCATTATAATTGAATATGAAACCCTAATATTGTCATCTATTTCCCCCAAAAATATGGTTCATTGTCATTGAACATGGAAGGAAAGCACCGTAAGCATCATAGATctcttttctcattttcttttttggtttaaagTGACTGttgtaacatttataaacatCCATTGAACAATTCCTGTTCTATTAAAAACTGTGTCTGTTTATAGTACAACTGAGTGTCTTATGGGAATAAAGTAACTTACAGCAATTTGGACATTTCAAAACTTCTAGAAGCACCTTACTGGAAATTTAGCAGTTGGAACTTTCAGAGGTCGCTGCTCACATCTTTCATTAAGAGTGAGCATGGAACAAAGCACAGATTGGCTTGTAAAAAATGGTGGACCTGTAAGAGTTAGCAAAAGCCTGATGAAATATATTGACTTTTCTGAAGCTTTCATTAAATGTTTCAGATAGCCCAGCAGGGGAGAGACGCCCAACATTTATGATTCCAAAAGGACAAACAAGCAATAAACTGGTATTGAGAGGACACGTGCTCAAGCTGGAATGCATTGCAGAAGGGCTGTAAGTGATCACAGTTAGAATTTTCAGTTTAGCACAGTTTACATTGTAACACTGTATTAGTGTTATGTCAAGTGTGTCATTTTGATGTTGTAGTTTAAATGTGTGTGGATCTGATATCCAGTTATATAGCTTGTTTTGTTATACAGTGTTTGCAGCTTAGTAGTAATATTaagttgctgtgtttgtttttattttaaataaattaggttgaattatttttttcttttctaaaggcCAACACCAGAAATTCAATGGAGGAAAGAAAGTGGAGAACTACCAAGCAAGAGGACTTTTCATGAAAACTTCCAAAAGACACTGAAAATTATTGATGTCACAGAGGCAGATGCTGGACTCTATCGCTGTGTTGCGAAGAACAGTTTAGGCTCTATACACCACATTATAAACGTTACAATAATGGGTAagctttgcattttttaatgcatGATTTAGTTTACATTCCCCacaaaatatataactttttataactatttacttttagtaaaaaaaaaaagaaaagaaaaaagaactgtACTGTATGAGGATACAGTCTGCTCTAGTGCGTGGAAGctatcaaaaaggcaaacagctacaaagatatgctgaaagaCCTGAATCtattttgagatcagtcagctactaagAAACGGACGAGCTATGTCATATGGTACATTTATTCCttttaaatgatgacaattaTGGTTATTAAAATAACTATAGCAGAAGGATGCAGCTAAGGCTGGTGCCATGGCTCCAACAGCTGGAGTCAGACTGGAAGGCTTTTAGGACATCTCCTACTTTAACAATCCAAGGATTTCACCAGAGATTATTAGTGTAATGTGGGTTTATAGtaggaactaatccattgatctTAACAGTGCACTGTAGTATTTCTAGCCCAGTCTGAAAGGAAAGCACTAGCAACGCAATTGATCATACATAGATAACCTTTAATAGCAAGTTGCAGTAATACAGATAGAAAGTAATGCTAAATGAGTTAGTGCAAAATCCCAAGTGATTTTTTGGGATTTACATATTCTTTCTTGTGATTTGTGAGTTCATACAGTCAAGACCAATTCTGCGAGCATTCTGCAAGGTTAATAATGCTGGGAGCAACAGTTCTATCTTCTCTGAACAGATTTATCCTCTAAAAACATACCAACAGTGCATTATATTGGAAACAAACTATCTTGAGACTTTTAGATCACCCTAGCGTTGTGTGGTTTGGATAAAGAATGCTTCTTATCATGTTTACTACTTCTTGCTTGCAGCCCTTTACTATGAACAAAAGGATGTCTTCCGGGTTCTCTCGCCTCTGTAGTTTGCgctttgtatattttaaaataggtaTACATAAAGGGGCCAGCACTGACTGTCAGTTTTGTGTGATGGAGAAGTTTTAACGTATTCCTGGGAATATTCTAACCatcttttatattaaacaatataacaataGTGAAATGAATAGAGGGTACTTCATGAACGTCCATGGAGTACTGTAGTTGTCCCAAAAATGGCTGTCCTCATGAggcaaaaaacccacaaacactgtgtgaggcgtgtgagtaaaaatggattttccagacagtgatttacgtgtaaaaattaaaattttatttaatattacacggaaaaaaaagaaaaataataaagaaggatgtgagggagggagtgctggagtaatcaaaaataaaggaacggaagcctcttagtcctcttcgcgctctgcttaaatccaaaaataaaacaaaaaggaataaaaacagaaaagagccaagttagtaaggcctccgttcgtgacgcagtccaaactcccacgtacttccctccagccttttttcccccgcctctattccttaggaccaaccccgaacacagtagcacgttccctttagtatgcaaaccccgccccggtagtcagtggatcaccaatcctaaactgacaggtatccttaatttcacttgactccagtggctggaatttacatactcgtacttccgcctctcaccaaggtgccgcccctcaaaaagatgacttttgtcatggtcacaagaccttggtaagggaagtcccgagttggtttgatgccttctactgttgggaggctgaattgcagaccgaaacccctttgactcatcacacactgGTATGTGTAAGCCGAAATCTGAATATCAAGCTTCACACTTGCTTAGCAACGCAGCATCATTTGGAACAGTGAATCTTTCTAGTGTtggttttaaacaatttaaatatagattccaaaatgagatctggatctctctctctctctctctctctctctctctctctctctctctctctctctctctctctctctctctctctctctctctctctctcatctctctctctatctatctatatctctatatatatatatactcccaTCCTAATCTATACCCGTCCCCCCTCCGCCCCATccctctatatctatatatataatataatatatgtccTCCCTCTCTATATTATATAGATACAACACGTGCTTTTCTGTtgtgctgaaaaagaaaaagaaaatcaatgagGTATATTTCAACGCATGCTGTATAATtactgattttgtgtttttttgtatttcattttattattatagctaGTCCATATTGGATAACTGAACCCAAGAATCTTGTATTAGCCCCTAAAGAGACTGGCGTTCTTATCTGTCGAGCCAATGGAATTCCTGATCCTTCCATCACTTGGTTAATGAATGGTATTCCTATTGAAAGTAAGTTGAGCCTAttttagagaaaaaaagactaaacaagCTAATTCTGCAATATTTTAATTGTACATTTCTTTATCTTGTTTTAGATTCTCCTAAGGATCTCAGCAGGAAAGTAGACAGAGACTCAATAATATTCTCTGATGTACAAACAGGATCCAGTGCTGTTTATCAGTGCAATGTCTCCAATGAATTTGGGTACTTGCTGGCAAATGCATTTCTCAATGTACTTGGTAAGTTTATTAAACTTCTGTAACTAATCTGTAagttcaattatttaattgatacTGCAGCATTTTTTGTATGAATTGCATTCCTTTTTAACATCTGTTGTATGGTATATTATCAAGCAAACATAAAAGAGATAATTGTTCAAATAAAGTTTTTCATTTCTAAATCAAATTCAGCAGTCTGGCACATTTGATCCAATCTGTACCGTTGTCTAGGCATAGTTCTATGTTTTTGATAAACTCCCaatttataaatttatatttaatcaaAAACCAATAATAAACAGTCTGGGGAAAATACGGAGACAGCTGTGAATGTTTTATACCCTTAGAGTAATGATATTTACGTTTTCTGCATATGATCATTGGCGAGCGCACATTGAAGTGATATGCCattcagtttaaattaaaaattctaacttttttttatatatatatatatatatataccagctgAACCACCAAGAATCCTGACTCCAGCTAACCAGATGTATCAGGTCATTACCAACAGCCGTGCTTTGCTAGACTGTGCATCCTTTGGCTCGCCAATACCTAAAATTAATTGGTAAGATCCTTTTTGAAACTGATTTAGATTTTAAAGAACAGTATTACATTAGAATAACAGAACAGCCAAGGCTAGCCACTCGCTGTTTTAATGTGATACTAGAGTAATAACACAGTAACTCAAACATAATTGGTACCTGTCTACTTTTACTAAAGAATCAACCGATCAACAAAGACTGGGGGAATAACCAAAACATTTTGTTGATAAGTAAACACTGATTTTTCCAATGCAAGGTTCAAAGATGATCAAACAAGTATCCTGGATGGAGACCCATATGTTATACATGATAATGGCACACTGGAAATCCATGTGGCACAGAAAGACAATAATGGGAAATATACCTGTATAGCAATGAATGACTTGGGAAAAGCAGAGAACCGTGTCCAACTGGAGGTCAAAGGTAATCATTCcaaattgttattatatattttaatgaactatgtacagtaaatattcaACCCTAGCATAGATAAAGGGCTTTGTTTTAATCTGTGAGGAGTCTGAATCAATTATTTTGAAGTTCTGGAGAAATATTTCTTAACAACTCTCTTATGTTCCAGACCCAACAAGGATAATAAAACAGCCTGAATACAGAGTTGTACAATTTGCTGGAAAAGTTATTTTTGAGTGCAAGGTTAAACATGATCCAACCTTCACACCTACAATTATGTGGCTGAAGAACAATGAAGAATTACCAGACAATGAGAGGTATATTCTGGTAGatcttttaatttattaaaatgccaTATCAGTGGGTCCCCAGCACTGGTGTTGTAGTCAGGCTGTGTCTTCTGATTGTGGTTCGCATAACACTCACTCAAAGTTGCAGGTCTTGGCTGGGACCCACAGGCTGCTCTGCATAATCTTTGCACTTCCACGAGAGAGGAAAATTAGCTCATCATGCTTTGTTGACCCCTGCTGGTCAGTTACCCAACGCATTCCGGGCCTTCAGGGTTCAGTAACATCATTAGGTTTTGCAGGTAAAAATATGTAACTAGCTTAACAGTGGGACCTGAGGtgtatgtatctgtgtgtatacagtataggaacacttcacctaagggaacacccttgtggtgttatggatttttcccattgtaaattctCTTGCtcaaggaacaggaacttcacttacaagaacaccttcttggcaccaatagcgatacagtactgttttgtaaaaaagtgacttgtcatcgtgAGAGCGTcatgagggacactgattggtttattaaattaattgttttgtattctgatttccacgagtgcctctcatcgctacaaaatggcatgtaaacaaacctTAAAATGctccgctgtttctcttgctacacaaagttggaaattgtcagagttcttgaaaaaaaaactgaatcagacacaagtcgccgagcaatttgTTGTTTctcgttctggtgagttgcttcaccattctgttaaataacatgcatgtcttgtatatttctgctgcattttgtaacgtgtgtagggtTGCTgtttattaacgttaagttaaccctaagcaaCGACCATTATTTTTCCCTCTGCCATTGTGATATCCCGAAACACATCCGCCAGCTAAATTCATAAGGCATAACTAACTATAGCTCtattcagttgtgtgtgtgtttttgtgtgaaaCACATTGGCACGCAATTATTTGTCTTTTAAACTCGGTATGTTTTGATCGAGTGTAACTCAAGTTTTGTGAATAAAGTTGATCACGTTGATGTTGTGACATTGCTTTCAGAAGTACAGTAGAATTTAGATGGGCACTGTCTCGGGATAGCACTGTAGAGCTTTCCAGATAGCAAGAAAATACCATGGAAATGGAAGCATTATGTTGATAAAtcagtagttttttgtttttgtttaagatttATAGTTGGTGAAGACAGTCTGACTATTGGTGAGGTTACTGAAATCGACGAAGGCACTTACACGTGTATAGCAAACACCTCACTGGACAAGGACTCTGCCAGTGTGGAGCTAACTGTTTATGGTAAGATCATTTTAtttgtccttttttctttttctttatatgTTTTGTCTAAGAAATAATGTTTTGCAAAACTACAGATATATTACCACAGATATAAAAACCACTGGGGGTCTGCCTTAGTTATATGATCTTAACAGTGGAAGATCGCAGCTCCAACTCTGAGCAGaggttttattaaaattaaatccaATAAAATGGTGTGGGGTGGAAGGGGGCAATTAGGGGTAATCAATCCCATTAAAAAGATTCCTTTCAGTGGTCTAAtgattgctatttttttcttacctTTACTGATTTTACTCTTGTCATTTATTGAAAGTATTCTTCACATATCTGTACTAAAGTATTTATTAATGTCATTTCACTTTTAAACATACTAATGAAATACTCGTATTGGTGTTCCATGTTTAATATCTATTTGAGCCTTTAGTTGACATGGTGGTTTGCATGTCCGTGAATGTCAAGGGGGCCTTGTGGGTGTACAATGTTTctacattgttttttaatgtaaagatTGCACAGTAAATCAATGGCAAGTTTCTGTCTGAGCATATTGTACGTTCAGTTACATTGGTTATCAGTACCAATGTAGTgaaaaactaaacacatttctaGAAATATATCATTTTCCACAAATAGTTATATTGAATCCTGTACTGTGCTGATTACGTttatactagaaaaaaaaaaaaaactaatgtaatATACATAATGTTAACTTACTAAGTAATTGTAGCGCCTATCAGTACAAGTGAATTCAGGAAGTAACTTTATCCTCATCCCTCAACATTGCCTTTAATATCACTTACAGCTATATTGCACTGTTCATagatatatgtttaaaatattggaaaaacattttgtgacTGGTTACACACACTCTAATTGGAACTAATATTGGATTAGCTATTTCTGGATGTTATCAGTTAAATTAATCAGTGCAGCTGTTGTACATAACATATTGATTTTAATGGGAGACTTACGAACTGAAGTTTTAATGTCAAAGTATATCTTGCATTGGTAGTTTCAGACTACTGTATAAACCCTAGTTTATGGTTCGAATAATGTATTATTGTGCTTGTATTACTAACTACTAACACCAACTTAAACCCTACACTGCTGTCCTTTCAGCTGCTACCCCAACTCCAGCTATCATTTACGGTAAACCAACAGCAAGTGTCTGTCTGAGCATATTTCACTTTCAGTTAACTTGGGAcattttctgggtttttttttttttttttttttttttttttttttagtttgtattcaAGCATGCTGTTGTTATCGGGGAAATGTTTATTTCATCCAGTATGGCAGCATCAGCATAGCGAAACACTGTGGAAGACAATGATTCCATTCATGACATATCATGTAGTTATTCATGAAGATTATGTATTGTGCACGTCAGTTCTGAGCCATTGCTTCCACTCTTTTCTGTATGTCATTCGTACTGCTTTTTAAGAATATTTATTGTTCTGTGTTTTACATGCATGATAAAGATCTTCAAATGAAGCTTAACTGCATTTATTTGTCATCTGTAACAAAAGTATCCAACATAGTATTGTTGTCACCTATGAATTATTTTGAGATTATTTTAGTTGATTGAGCATGTCTTCATCACATCACGGTATTTTCCAAAAATAGATTGCTGCAATATTGAAAACACAGGTTATTTGTAATGTAGAAACAGTTAacatcactttgtagttttataaCTCCCTTGAATTGGGTTTTGCGTACCTGCTTTTGAAATATTAAAGACATAACTAAAggagtttaaaaaatatcactgtgatggtttacattttttttttaaaacatgcatgttgccattttgttttggctTAAATCGatgtcatttgttttttcattcatgGTTGCTATTTTTAATGGACCAGCTATTTCTCAGAATGGTTAATAGATCACTATCTCTGTGTTTACTTATTGTAGGTCAATTGGTAACATGCTTGTAGCTGGTCAAAttcaaattatataatatatatatatatatatatatatatatatatatatatatatatatatatatagatatagatatagatatagatatatagacgcacacacacacactttggaccaggacaatgtttttgttcttggttTTCAGATCGACCTGATCCGTCCACTGATTTAGAGCTGACAGATGAACGTGAAAGAAGCATTCATCTCACATGGACTCCAGGGTTTGACCACAACAGTATCATTGAAAGTAGGTGTACTTCTTTATTGAGAATACTATTAGCCTTTTGAAAGTTTACATTTTGATTGCTTCGCAACTGAAAAGGTTGTAAAAAGGTAAAAATGGCACTTTTGCATTGTTGTATTTAAGTCTTTGTTAAAGCGTTTTACAAACACCCAGCATAAAATTGTGAACATCATTTAAGAGAAAAACACTCTGGTGTATCTAACATATGAATTGAAGAAACCAGGGAGTTTGTGTGTATTGTAGTTTTAGAAACAGTGCTGTCAGATCCTGAAAGTGAGCCAGATAAAAGCAGGATATGAAaccaaaggtttttttgtttgtttgtttttttaaataaaaatataaactgaaacaGATACCAATACCGTCACCCTAAAATGCATTAAgcctattttagttttttttttttttttttttctagacaagCTCAGATGTCTGACAGAAACCATGCAGTTGACAGTTGATAGAAATACAAATGCCTGTGTATTGTGATTTTGTAGAGTACATAGTTGAGTATGAAGATGGACTTCATGAACCGGGAGTTTGGCACTATCTGACCGAGGTCCCTGGAACAAAGAGCAATGCACATCTAGAACTATCTC
This window encodes:
- the LOC121319967 gene encoding neuronal cell adhesion molecule-like isoform X3 yields the protein MLRKRCLTPAGPPLILLVCHVITALDVPLDLQQPPTLTHQSPKDYIVDPRENIVIQCEAKGKPTPSFSWTRNGTHFDIEKDARVTMKPNSGTLVIDITGGKVENYEGVYQCTVRNEHGTAVSNNIIIRQSRSPLWSKERVDPILIQEGNSLILECRPPAGLPPPIIFWMDNYFQRLTQSERVSQGLNGDLYFSNVKTEDTRNDYICYARFNHTQTIQQKQPISVKVLSMDAINETIAAFLNDTEFYSDSPAGERRPTFMIPKGQTSNKLVLRGHVLKLECIAEGLPTPEIQWRKESGELPSKRTFHENFQKTLKIIDVTEADAGLYRCVAKNSLGSIHHIINVTIMASPYWITEPKNLVLAPKETGVLICRANGIPDPSITWLMNGIPIENSPKDLSRKVDRDSIIFSDVQTGSSAVYQCNVSNEFGYLLANAFLNVLAEPPRILTPANQMYQVITNSRALLDCASFGSPIPKINWFKDDQTSILDGDPYVIHDNGTLEIHVAQKDNNGKYTCIAMNDLGKAENRVQLEVKDPTRIIKQPEYRVVQFAGKVIFECKVKHDPTFTPTIMWLKNNEELPDNERFIVGEDSLTIGEVTEIDEGTYTCIANTSLDKDSASVELTVYAATPTPAIIYDRPDPSTDLELTDERERSIHLTWTPGFDHNSIIEKYIVEYEDGLHEPGVWHYLTEVPGTKSNAHLELSPHVLYSFRVVSMNEVGRSQPSSPSRQYQTAPAAPDENPSKVEGAGNEPDNLVITWETLTGIQSNGPGLQYKVHWKQKDVDDDWTSVTVANVSKYIVSGTQTFVPYEIKVQALNDLGIAPEPSTVVGYSGEDLPMAAPGNVRVRVENSTLAEVHWEPVSLKSVRGHQKGYKIYYWKEGSVFKQSRRHVEKKILTFSGDKTHGKLPGLDPFSLYKLNVRVFNGKGEGPPSPDEQFETPEGVPSAPAFLKILNPMLDFLTLEWGAPSHHNGLLTGYTLKYQPINSTHELGPLVKIIIPANETNWTLKNLNYSTRYKFYLHAQTSKGPGNIITEEAVTIMDEARINRPAVDADKGYSEPSLATFPPMHTLRPTFHKVRPVGPVFGNINTTASEDFANISWEYWGPDMSFYIEYMVEDSKEDWKKEFVNGTQSFFVIKGLMPGTTYKVRVVAKGHSDHPVQSTEEVFKTDPAMASRQVDIATQGWFIGLMCAIALLILVLLIFCFVKRNKGGKYPVKEKEDAHPDPEIQPMKDDDGTFGEYRSLESDTEDHKPLKGSRTPSNRTVKKEDSDDSLVDYGDGGDGQFNEDGSFIGQYSGKKEKETAEGNESSEAPSPVNAMNSFV
- the LOC121319967 gene encoding neuronal cell adhesion molecule-like isoform X2, whose protein sequence is MLRKRCLTPAGPPLILLVCHVITALDVPLDPKILEGLQQPPTLTHQSPKDYIVDPRENIVIQCEAKGKPTPSFSWTRNGTHFDIEKDARVTMKPNSGTLVIDITGGKVENYEGVYQCTVRNEHGTAVSNNIIIRQSRSPLWSKERVDPILIQEGNSLILECRPPAGLPPPIIFWMDNYFQRLTQSERVSQGLNGDLYFSNVKTEDTRNDYICYARFNHTQTIQQKQPISVKVLSMDAINETIAAFLNDTEFYSDSPAGERRPTFMIPKGQTSNKLVLRGHVLKLECIAEGLPTPEIQWRKESGELPSKRTFHENFQKTLKIIDVTEADAGLYRCVAKNSLGSIHHIINVTIMASPYWITEPKNLVLAPKETGVLICRANGIPDPSITWLMNGIPIENSPKDLSRKVDRDSIIFSDVQTGSSAVYQCNVSNEFGYLLANAFLNVLAEPPRILTPANQMYQVITNSRALLDCASFGSPIPKINWFKDDQTSILDGDPYVIHDNGTLEIHVAQKDNNGKYTCIAMNDLGKAENRVQLEVKDPTRIIKQPEYRVVQFAGKVIFECKVKHDPTFTPTIMWLKNNEELPDNERFIVGEDSLTIGEVTEIDEGTYTCIANTSLDKDSASVELTVYAATPTPAIIYDRPDPSTDLELTDERERSIHLTWTPGFDHNSIIEKYIVEYEDGLHEPGVWHYLTEVPGTKSNAHLELSPHVLYSFRVVSMNEVGRSQPSSPSRQYQTAPAAPDENPSKVEGAGNEPDNLVITWETLTGIQSNGPGLQYKVHWKQKDVDDDWTSVTVANVSKYIVSGTQTFVPYEIKVQALNDLGIAPEPSTVVGYSGEDLPMAAPGNVRVRVENSTLAEVHWEPVSLKSVRGHQKGYKIYYWKEGSVFKQSRRHVEKKILTFSGDKTHGKLPGLDPFSLYKLNVRVFNGKGEGPPSPDEQFETPEGVPSAPAFLKILNPMLDFLTLEWGAPSHHNGLLTGYTLKYQPINSTHELGPLVKIIIPANETNWTLKNLNYSTRYKFYLHAQTSKGPGNIITEEAVTIMDEARINRPAVDADKGYSEPSLATFPPMHTLRPTFHKVRPVGPVFGNINTTASEDFANISWEYWGPDMSFYIEYMVEDSKEDWKKEFVNGTQSFFVIKGLMPGTTYKVRVVAKGHSDHPVQSTEEVFKTDPAMASRQVDIATQGWFIGLMCAIALLILVLLIFCFVKRNKGGKYPVKEKEDAHPDPEIQPMKDDDGTFGEYSDTEDHKPLKGSRTPSNRTVKKEDSDDSLVDYGDGGDGQFNEDGSFIGQYSGKKEKETAEGNESSEAPSPVNAMNSFV